ACCAGCAGATACAAATCAACTGATGGCTAATTAATTCATTAGGGAAATGAAAATGAATTGCAATAGTGATTTATGCAATTACTATTGTTATCCGCAACTCAAAATTTTTATTCATTGTCATTTAATAATAAGTTAACTAGCTTCACAATTGCTAACTCAAAATTGGGTGAATTAGCAATCTTCGTATTCATCTTTCCTTGCTATGCGCATGTACCAATTTAGAAGATTTAGTAAAATATAACATCTTGATTTTGACTGAATGACATATTGTTAGCATAATACTGCAAATGCAAGTATTTGTCAAGTGCATGATGCAGCAAGGAAATTAACGAATGATATAAGGCACAAACACACAAATAACTCTTGTGGTCAATCGACGAAGCCATCTTGTCAAATGTAGTGCTAATGTAGAGGATTAAACATGTGCATATAAGAAGCTACCAACACTTGATATGTATACCATGTGAACACATAGCCAACACAACCTGTAGGAGTTGATGGGGGAGTTCACATGAGAAATATTGAAAGACATACACCATCTCTCTGATTAAAAATCAAGTTCGAAGATAGACTTTCTAGTTATTTATCATGTAATTTTCCTCTCCAATTAATCATGATAATTCAAGATAAACCTTTAGTTTCAAGATTCTATTTACCCAGTGATAGGTCACATAAATGTGTTGTGATCGCATATCGAGTGACATATATAACCTACCAGACATGAATTTACAATAACAAATCTCAAGCAGGAAAAACAGCAGTTCAAGTTTTATTTTCCTTCCAAAATATTTGAAATGCTTCTTATTACGGGAAGAAATTGTTGACATTCTGGCAAGCCTCAGGAGCTCGACGTTTCCACCTCAGACAACCCTACCCATACAGGTCAAGACCACGTCGGGCTAATCAGGACGTCAACGACTTCTTCCCGTAACACTTCTAAAACTTGGCCTGTTTCATATAGTTTCTGTTTTGCTTTATTTTCACATAAAGCATAGATAATAATACAAAAAGCACATTTGGTTACTCAATGATTCCTGTTTCTTCAATTCTGTTTCTTGCAAGTACCATTATCTGTGATAAGACGTACCGCAGAATAAGAAGAATGACAACTGTTAGATTGTGCCCTTTTCTAATAGCTTAAGCTTTTGAGATTAGCAGcattcaatcaaaaatgcttattATGGTGTTAGACCAAGCTGGAATCCTAGTTTATGTTTTCCTTCTTTTCACCTAAAGCATAGAAAACAATGCAAACGGCACACTTGATAACTTGATGATTCCTCTTTCCTCAATTCTGTTTCTTACAAGTACCATTATCCATGATAACTTTCGCTACTATTTAATAACCAATTCAATATGAGCTGAGATGTGATACAGAACAAGAAGAATGACGAACTGTTAGACCATGCCCATTCCTAAGATCTTAAGCTTCTGAGATTTGCAGTCTTtgatcaaaaatatttattgtggtatcagagcaagttgTAATCCTATATGGTTCGGTGTCGAATATACAGATTGGAAGCTTTCCTAACAGATTGGATCAGTTCCAATTCAAAACATTTATCAAGAACAGCACTGATTTCTGAATTGTGACAGTGTGAAAGAATGATCAAAGGGCTGAATTCATGGAAAACCAagtaaaggaaaagaagaagagaagtccatACCATGAATAAGGGAGTGAAGGCTGCCATTGGGCTGGTAGTCGTAGACCAAAAGCCTCTCTTCCTTGGCCTGGAAATACGCCCGCAATGGCACCAGGTTCGGGTGCCGGAGCCTCCCCACCATGTCCATGTGCCGCTCGAACGCCTCCTTCCCCGTCGCCCCCAGCTTGGCCGCATCCAATCTCTTCACAGTCACTATCAGCCTCTCATCCAGCACCGCCTTGTACGTCGTCCCCACGCTCCCCCTGCCCAACATCTCCGCCGACGCCTTCATCAGCTGCTCCAAGCTGTAGACCTGCGCCTCCCCGGCGCAGAACACCAAGCATCCGCTCTTGGCCAGCTTCTTCACCTTCTCCTCCGACATTGCCAGCGCCGCGGCCGCTATGAGTTCGTTGTTCCCGCTCTCGATCTCCTGGTTGTAGCTCTCCACGTTCGGCTCCGGGGAGGCGTCCGCGCCgccgttgttgttattgttgttgtgctTCACCGGGCTCAGGATCTCCCCCTGCTTCATCTTCCTTCGCCGCTTCTGCATCACCAGGGAGACACCGAAGATTCCGATCACGAGGAGCGAGCCGGCCAAGAACCCTATCGCGACGACGGCTCTTTTGTGCATCTTCTGCGATGGCGAAGCTGAGCCGGGGAGGAGTATCTCCTCGTGCTTCCCGCGCAGCGTATTCGCCGGCGGCGGGGCGATGCGTGAGCCATTGCCGCtgccgttgctgctgctgctgctgccaccgccgccgccgccgcctccgccacggTGAAAGAAAAGGAAATGGGAGCCGCACTCCTTCCTGACGACCTCGCCGCACAGCCATGGGTTGCCGGAGAACGCCGAGGCATCGAACGAGGACAATGTGGCCGTGACCGGGACTGCGCCGGAGAAGTTATTGTAGGAGACATTGAAGTTCTTAAGGGAGGACTGGTTGAAGGGCGGGATGGAGCCGCTAAAGCGATTGGACTCGAGGCGGATGACGTAGAGCCGGTCGAGCGCGGCGAGCGCCGGCGGGATCGGGCCGGAGAGGTGGTTGTTGGACAAATCGAGGGTGCGGAGGCGGTGCAGAGAGAGGACGGAGGCCGGGAAGGAGCCGCCGAAGCGGTTGCGGCCGAGGAAGAGGGCCTTGAGGTTGAGCAGCCGGGAGAGGTCGGGGATGGGCCCGGCGAGGGAGTTGGCCTTGAGGCTGAGGACGCGGAGCTGGTTGAGCCGGTCGAGGGTGCCGCTGGCGAAGGCGCCATGGAGACCGGCGGCCTCGAGGACGAGCCGCACGACCCTGCCGTCACCGGAGCACCCGACGCCGGGCCAACGGCAGTGGTCGTCGGAGGAGTCGTTGGCGGCGGGGAAGAAGGCCAGGCGGTTACTGGGGTCGGCCTTGGCCTTGAAGGCCAGGAGAGCAGCGGCGTCGGAGGCCACCAGGGCGGCTGACGCAGGCAGAGCAGCACACGAAAAGAGCAGCGCAGCGTAGAGCAGAAGTAGGAACGGCTTCTGCATTGTGCAGGGAATGAATGCCGTCTTCCTTTCCCTTTCCTCCCCCAGCAAGCCTTCTTCTACTACTACTCCATCATTGCTTGTCACCGCCTCTTTATTCTGAGCTACAGTGAGCGTGCCAAACCAAGGCAGAACGGTCCAAGGATCAGCTGTCTCGATCGAAGACAGGGTCAACACCTTCTCCTCGCATTCACCACCATTACGGccaggagagagagagacccaACAAGGGAGAATCCTGCACCACGGCCGCGTCCATGCAGCTGATCCTGGTACCGTAGGTGGTGGGGAGCATAAAGGTCGAGCGGATGGGGAGCAGCTGCTCAGAAAAGCCCAGAGGGGAGCGTCACGTCGTCACGTGAAGACTGGGGAAAAAGTGCGAGGACCGAGGCGACATCGCAGTGAAGAAATTTGAACCGGTGCGTGTCACAGCAGCTGCACCGGCGGTAACTGAACGCCAGCCTCTCATTCAGCGAGCGGTGGGAAGGGTTGGTGGCGCAATTTGtgtggaggcggaggcggcggcggggcagttgtggtggtggtggccgGCACCCAGAGTGGGATGATGGATGGGCTGGCAAGATTTGAAACGGGAGAAAGGACGAAGAGTACATCTCTTGCGCAGTACGACGCTGTGCTCGGGCGGTGTTACCGCCTGCCTGCCGCGTGGGGGCGAGAGGCTCATCAATGGCTGCAGTAAATTAAAGGATGGAGACGTTGGGAGAAGGCTTTCAGGTGAACGGAGTTGGTTTCAAATCCAAATTAATGCGACCTTCTTCGATGGCATTTATTTATATGATCAGAGAGTATCTACACGCTTTTTTTTCTCTCGATTTATTAAAGAAACTAATTTTTAGAGCGAATTTTCgagaaaaaaaaactcttttttagattttttttttcttctcattttcAGAATTCTGAGACTTTTTTCCTAATacctgaaatttttttttatgaatcgatTTATAAGATGAATCAAttcgattataatattttaataatattaaaaatggtgatgttgtattttttttataaattttataaaaaaattatgtttataatatttttacagtatttttttcaacaaaagtttttagtaatattagaaaaatactataacacacTAAAAAACATTGTAACATGGTATTTTTATTTTGAGTAATATtaaggaaataaaaaatattataacataatatttttattatgtgtTTAATGTTTTTCTGATTttactaaaaatatattataaaaatatcataattgaaCCGATTCATCCCATAATCGACGTTTGAGTCAACCTAACGTGGTTCAAACTCAAGGGTATAAGAGTATTTGAAGTGGTTCTGATGTGGTTCCAAAGTAGTTTAGATTTTGTTCCAAAATAGTTCCAAGGTGGAAGCATTGAATTCCCGAGATGCCACTTGCATTAAAACCGATATTAGAGAAAATTTTCTAACTTAATTCCTGAAATTAGTCATCAAGATCCTTTTTAGGTATAGTTGTATAGGTTTTTCTTGAAAAAGAAGCCTAACAATGTAGCGTCAtatggacaaagttctaaacatgatgtttgatataatacttatatatgtccgtgtttttggtttgttcatgctttgcacttcatgtagagggacagtcgaagACTTAAAAGcccaattttagttgggtttggtggccttcttatgcttgtaaataaaggttatgtcatgtggacacttgtgagagatattcggtctgtagtagaCTTATTTTGACTTTTTGTTGTGCAAcccttcagagcttgtaaagtctgtttgtaatttttaTTGTCTACGAAGGgtttcctgaaatgtttgcttgtggatcccgagtgagacgctttctctaatctgttttctcttttgtaggtcctaagggaccataggaggtttcgggaaggTTGACATTTGCGGAGGAACACGCAAGGgtactgcacgacttaggcaaaaccaattaAGTCCGTGATAGTCAGGGATTATCTTTTATATCTGGTCTTAGAGGGGATAACTTGTAACTGCTTTAACATCTTAACTTATCTTGGACTTTTGTCCATGCGGACAGACAAACAAGAGTGACAATGACCTTTTATCTTCCACTATGACTTTCACACAGTATTTTTGTATCGGATCgttaatgtattttttttttaatttatattaaaaaataaaaaaatggatGTATTTCAGATAGTAAGTAAAAAAAAGGAATATTGCTTGTAAATTTAAAAAACGTAGAGTTTCtctcgagaaaaaaaaaaagaaaagaatttgcccgatattatattttataaaagcGCAATCTCGACTCAAATATTTCGAACCCGATGACGACTAATCGAGAATCTAATATGGCTTGCATCGCTCGTGCAAACT
The DNA window shown above is from Musa acuminata AAA Group cultivar baxijiao chromosome BXJ2-4, Cavendish_Baxijiao_AAA, whole genome shotgun sequence and carries:
- the LOC135609783 gene encoding probable inactive receptor kinase At5g67200, with the translated sequence MQKPFLLLLYAALLFSCAALPASAALVASDAAALLAFKAKADPSNRLAFFPAANDSSDDHCRWPGVGCSGDGRVVRLVLEAAGLHGAFASGTLDRLNQLRVLSLKANSLAGPIPDLSRLLNLKALFLGRNRFGGSFPASVLSLHRLRTLDLSNNHLSGPIPPALAALDRLYVIRLESNRFSGSIPPFNQSSLKNFNVSYNNFSGAVPVTATLSSFDASAFSGNPWLCGEVVRKECGSHFLFFHRGGGGGGGGGSSSSSNGSGNGSRIAPPPANTLRGKHEEILLPGSASPSQKMHKRAVVAIGFLAGSLLVIGIFGVSLVMQKRRRKMKQGEILSPVKHNNNNNNGGADASPEPNVESYNQEIESGNNELIAAAALAMSEEKVKKLAKSGCLVFCAGEAQVYSLEQLMKASAEMLGRGSVGTTYKAVLDERLIVTVKRLDAAKLGATGKEAFERHMDMVGRLRHPNLVPLRAYFQAKEERLLVYDYQPNGSLHSLIHGSRSTRPKPLHWTSCLKIAEDVAQGLAYVHQASRLVHGNIKSSNVLLGSEFEACLADNCLSFLVEPSESQDSSGYRAPETRKSNDQLTARSDIYAFGVLLLELLTGKPPLQQPLLMATDLPAWVRSTREDGADDERLMMIIDIAAACVQLSPDSRPTTWQVLKMIQEVKEADTGDNDSDSASLS